The following proteins are co-located in the SAR324 cluster bacterium genome:
- a CDS encoding excalibur calcium-binding domain-containing protein codes for MQTLLTILFLLLTTTVLADSAICPKYERESYRHWIDEDKDCQNARHEVLIEESLSTVEFKTEKGCRVVSGIWNDPYSGRTITDATKLDIDHMVPLKEAHESGAANWSRERKRVYANDLDDPDTLIAVDRRLKRQKGAKDPADWLPPNPAYQTQYLKAWVAVKLKWGLTADRRKLTALPELLGDQVELPREAPEMNCTAIGQSSQLTSPSASLKVVCGSKRYCRQMNSCEEARAFLSQCGLSRLDGDKDGVPCEVLCG; via the coding sequence ATGCAGACACTACTGACAATACTATTCCTACTACTGACAACAACTGTTCTTGCGGATTCTGCTATTTGCCCCAAATACGAACGCGAGAGCTACCGCCACTGGATTGATGAAGACAAGGATTGCCAGAACGCTCGTCATGAAGTGTTGATTGAGGAGTCCCTCTCGACGGTTGAGTTCAAGACAGAGAAAGGCTGTAGGGTGGTTTCAGGGATCTGGAATGACCCGTATTCTGGCAGAACCATTACCGATGCCACCAAGCTGGATATTGATCACATGGTGCCTCTCAAGGAAGCCCATGAGTCTGGTGCAGCCAACTGGTCAAGAGAACGCAAAAGAGTCTATGCCAATGATCTGGATGATCCAGACACGTTGATTGCTGTCGACCGTCGTCTGAAACGTCAGAAGGGAGCCAAGGATCCAGCAGATTGGTTACCACCCAATCCGGCCTACCAAACCCAATATTTGAAGGCTTGGGTAGCTGTGAAGCTGAAGTGGGGATTAACGGCTGATCGGAGAAAGTTGACGGCTCTACCAGAATTACTTGGAGATCAAGTCGAGTTACCAAGAGAGGCACCTGAGATGAACTGCACTGCCATTGGGCAGTCCAGCCAGTTAACATCACCCTCAGCAAGTTTGAAAGTGGTCTGTGGGAGCAAACGCTATTGCAGACAAATGAATTCTTGTGAGGAAGCGAGAGCTTTTCTGAGTCAATGTGGACTCAGTCGCTTGGACGGTGACAAGGATGGAGTGCCCTGTGAAGTGTTGTGTGGTTAG